From Etheostoma spectabile isolate EspeVRDwgs_2016 chromosome 19, UIUC_Espe_1.0, whole genome shotgun sequence, the proteins below share one genomic window:
- the LOC116707340 gene encoding uncharacterized protein LOC116707340 isoform X6: MICSILLLIILPSCVSGTFVVNVTQTSYQAEENQDITLEWTFTTNPHSSSTSLNVFCELLTDLKNPVLFHLHEGVEVPESQDEQFAGRVQWDKDVLREGRLRLNVSRLRTEDSGLYLCYVFTDYGRSSCRCWLNVSAAADEPKPQRPTVGPEPESPRNIWILYAGLAAAAVTALTAIILILRLXXXXSLSSIPVLLNLLIIKEMIFSLQL; the protein is encoded by the exons ATGATCTGCAGCATCCTGCTGCTCATCATCCTGCCCTCCTGTGTCTCTG GAACATTTGTAGTGAATGTGACCCAGACCTCCTATCAGGCAGAGGAGAACCAGGACATCACACTGGAGTGGACCTTCACCACCAACCCTCACAGCTCCTCCACCTCTCTTAATGTCTTCTGTGAACTGTTAACTGATCTCAAGAATCCAGTCCTGTTTCATCTCCATGAAGGAGTCGAGGTCCCAGAGTCTCAGGATGAACAGTTTGCAGGACGAGTCCAGTGGGACAAAGATGTCCTCAGAGAAGGACGACTCAGACTTAATGTGTCCAGACTCAGGACTGAAGACTCAGGACTGTACCTGTGTTATGTGTTCACAGATTATGGGAGGAGCTCTTGTAGATGTTGGCTCAATGTCTCTG CAGCTGCTGATGAGCCCAAACCTCAGAGACCAACAGTGGGACCAGAACCAGAGAGTCCACGAAACATCTGGATCCTCTACGCTGgactggcagcagcagcagttacaGCATTAACAGCGATTATACTGATTCTCAGACTTTNNNNNNNNNNCTCTTTGTCTTCAATCCCTGTTTTACTAAATCTACtgataataaaagaaatgatCTTCAGTTTGCAGCTGTGA
- the LOC116707340 gene encoding uncharacterized protein LOC116707340 isoform X7: MICSILLLIILPSCVSGTFVVNVTQTSYQAEENQDITLEWTFTTNPHSSSTSLNVFCELLTDLKNPVLFHLHEGVEVPESQDEQFAGRVQWDKDVLREGRLRLNVSRLRTEDSGLYLCYVFTDYGRSSCRCWLNVSAADEPKPQRPTVGPEPESPRNIWILYAGLAAAAVTALTAIILILRLXXXXSLSSIPVLLNLLIIKEMIFSLQL; the protein is encoded by the exons ATGATCTGCAGCATCCTGCTGCTCATCATCCTGCCCTCCTGTGTCTCTG GAACATTTGTAGTGAATGTGACCCAGACCTCCTATCAGGCAGAGGAGAACCAGGACATCACACTGGAGTGGACCTTCACCACCAACCCTCACAGCTCCTCCACCTCTCTTAATGTCTTCTGTGAACTGTTAACTGATCTCAAGAATCCAGTCCTGTTTCATCTCCATGAAGGAGTCGAGGTCCCAGAGTCTCAGGATGAACAGTTTGCAGGACGAGTCCAGTGGGACAAAGATGTCCTCAGAGAAGGACGACTCAGACTTAATGTGTCCAGACTCAGGACTGAAGACTCAGGACTGTACCTGTGTTATGTGTTCACAGATTATGGGAGGAGCTCTTGTAGATGTTGGCTCAATGTCTCTG CTGCTGATGAGCCCAAACCTCAGAGACCAACAGTGGGACCAGAACCAGAGAGTCCACGAAACATCTGGATCCTCTACGCTGgactggcagcagcagcagttacaGCATTAACAGCGATTATACTGATTCTCAGACTTTNNNNNNNNNNCTCTTTGTCTTCAATCCCTGTTTTACTAAATCTACtgataataaaagaaatgatCTTCAGTTTGCAGCTGTGA
- the LOC116707340 gene encoding uncharacterized protein LOC116707340 isoform X4, with translation MICSILLLIILPSCVSGTFVVNVTQTSYQAEENQDITLEWTFTTNPHSSSTSLNVFCELLTDLKNPVLFHLHEGVEVPESQDEQFAGRVQWDKDVLREGRLRLNVSRLRTEDSGLYLCYVFTDYGRSSCRCWLNVSAARDRPEPEAPNTTSPPNTRSPPQPESRGRFGLYWGLGLTAAATALLGLCFGLFSVCLPREQDFYPDESYSSAGGSVETV, from the exons ATGATCTGCAGCATCCTGCTGCTCATCATCCTGCCCTCCTGTGTCTCTG GAACATTTGTAGTGAATGTGACCCAGACCTCCTATCAGGCAGAGGAGAACCAGGACATCACACTGGAGTGGACCTTCACCACCAACCCTCACAGCTCCTCCACCTCTCTTAATGTCTTCTGTGAACTGTTAACTGATCTCAAGAATCCAGTCCTGTTTCATCTCCATGAAGGAGTCGAGGTCCCAGAGTCTCAGGATGAACAGTTTGCAGGACGAGTCCAGTGGGACAAAGATGTCCTCAGAGAAGGACGACTCAGACTTAATGTGTCCAGACTCAGGACTGAAGACTCAGGACTGTACCTGTGTTATGTGTTCACAGATTATGGGAGGAGCTCTTGTAGATGTTGGCTCAATGTCTCTG CAGCGAGGGATCGGCCTGAACCTGAGGCACCGAAcacaacaagtcctccaaacacAAGAAGTCCTCCACAACCAGAGAGTCGGGGAAGATTTGGTCTCTACTGGGGACTGGgactgacagcagcagcaacagctctGCTGGGTCTTTGTTTCGGTTTGTTCAGTGTTTGTCTGCCGAGAGAACAAGATTTCTATCCAGATGAAAGTTACAGTTCAGCAGGTGGATCAGTGGAAACAGTTTAA
- the LOC116707340 gene encoding uncharacterized protein LOC116707340 isoform X5 codes for MICSILLLIILPSCVSGTFVVNVTQTSYQAEENQDITLEWTFTTNPHSSSTSLNVFCELLTDLKNPVLFHLHEGVEVPESQDEQFAGRVQWDKDVLREGRLRLNVSRLRTEDSGLYLCYVFTDYGRSSCRCWLNVSARDRPEPEAPNTTSPPNTRSPPQPESRGRFGLYWGLGLTAAATALLGLCFGLFSVCLPREQDFYPDESYSSAGGSVETV; via the exons ATGATCTGCAGCATCCTGCTGCTCATCATCCTGCCCTCCTGTGTCTCTG GAACATTTGTAGTGAATGTGACCCAGACCTCCTATCAGGCAGAGGAGAACCAGGACATCACACTGGAGTGGACCTTCACCACCAACCCTCACAGCTCCTCCACCTCTCTTAATGTCTTCTGTGAACTGTTAACTGATCTCAAGAATCCAGTCCTGTTTCATCTCCATGAAGGAGTCGAGGTCCCAGAGTCTCAGGATGAACAGTTTGCAGGACGAGTCCAGTGGGACAAAGATGTCCTCAGAGAAGGACGACTCAGACTTAATGTGTCCAGACTCAGGACTGAAGACTCAGGACTGTACCTGTGTTATGTGTTCACAGATTATGGGAGGAGCTCTTGTAGATGTTGGCTCAATGTCTCTG CGAGGGATCGGCCTGAACCTGAGGCACCGAAcacaacaagtcctccaaacacAAGAAGTCCTCCACAACCAGAGAGTCGGGGAAGATTTGGTCTCTACTGGGGACTGGgactgacagcagcagcaacagctctGCTGGGTCTTTGTTTCGGTTTGTTCAGTGTTTGTCTGCCGAGAGAACAAGATTTCTATCCAGATGAAAGTTACAGTTCAGCAGGTGGATCAGTGGAAACAGTTTAA
- the LOC116707340 gene encoding uncharacterized protein LOC116707340 isoform X8 — MICSILLLIILPSCVSGTFVVNVTQTSYQAEENQDITLEWTFTTNPHSSSTSLNVFCELLTDLKNPVLFHLHEGVEVPESQDEQFAGRVQWDKDVLREGRLRLNVSRLRTEDSGLYLCYVFTDYGRSSCRCWLNVSARSPPQPESRGRFGLYWGLGLTAAATALLGLCFGLFSVCLPREQDFYPDESYSSAGGSVETV, encoded by the exons ATGATCTGCAGCATCCTGCTGCTCATCATCCTGCCCTCCTGTGTCTCTG GAACATTTGTAGTGAATGTGACCCAGACCTCCTATCAGGCAGAGGAGAACCAGGACATCACACTGGAGTGGACCTTCACCACCAACCCTCACAGCTCCTCCACCTCTCTTAATGTCTTCTGTGAACTGTTAACTGATCTCAAGAATCCAGTCCTGTTTCATCTCCATGAAGGAGTCGAGGTCCCAGAGTCTCAGGATGAACAGTTTGCAGGACGAGTCCAGTGGGACAAAGATGTCCTCAGAGAAGGACGACTCAGACTTAATGTGTCCAGACTCAGGACTGAAGACTCAGGACTGTACCTGTGTTATGTGTTCACAGATTATGGGAGGAGCTCTTGTAGATGTTGGCTCAATGTCTCTG cAAGAAGTCCTCCACAACCAGAGAGTCGGGGAAGATTTGGTCTCTACTGGGGACTGGgactgacagcagcagcaacagctctGCTGGGTCTTTGTTTCGGTTTGTTCAGTGTTTGTCTGCCGAGAGAACAAGATTTCTATCCAGATGAAAGTTACAGTTCAGCAGGTGGATCAGTGGAAACAGTTTAA